From Calothrix sp. PCC 6303, a single genomic window includes:
- a CDS encoding cytochrome ubiquinol oxidase subunit I yields MDFLADTVVLSRIQFALTAIFHMLWPVLTTGMAIYLVIVEGLWLKTRNPDYYRHARFWSKLYVLNFGIGVASGLPMEFQFGTNWAPFSEAVGDFFGSILGFEGAMAFMLEAGFLGIMLFGWGRVHPAIHYLATIMVAFGANLSTFWILVANSWLQTPSGGEMVNGKFIVSDYFQAISNPFMVKSVSHMFFATLETSLFVIGGISAWYILNNRHQEFFARSLKIVLAAAVAVTPLQIYIGHLSAEQVAHYQPTKLAAMEAKWETSPAGQPADWSLLALPDEAGQKNKWEITIPNGLGYILEFKKNLSEPVRGLKEWAPSDRPHMVGLIYYSFRIMSGIGFFLAGLMLWSLLQWLLGNLSPEKIGQQKWLLHTWIFAAPLGYIAVESGWIVRCVGRQPWTMYGQIRTADAASHIPAGNVLTSLTLFAVVYSILFVSTLYFGSRIIRHGPNLELPVPGLDDQPAMETEPATFIPDQRPAEAQQ; encoded by the coding sequence ATGGATTTTCTCGCGGATACGGTTGTATTGTCACGAATTCAATTTGCTCTAACAGCAATTTTTCACATGCTTTGGCCCGTCCTGACGACAGGTATGGCAATCTACTTGGTAATTGTGGAAGGGTTGTGGCTGAAAACACGTAACCCCGATTACTACCGTCATGCTCGGTTTTGGTCAAAGCTTTATGTCCTCAATTTTGGCATTGGAGTGGCATCTGGTTTACCGATGGAGTTTCAGTTTGGTACAAACTGGGCACCCTTCTCGGAAGCAGTCGGTGACTTTTTTGGCAGTATTCTCGGCTTTGAAGGAGCGATGGCATTCATGCTGGAAGCGGGATTCTTGGGTATTATGCTATTTGGCTGGGGGCGGGTACATCCAGCCATTCACTACCTTGCCACTATCATGGTTGCCTTTGGTGCCAACCTCTCGACTTTCTGGATTTTGGTGGCTAATTCCTGGCTGCAAACTCCATCTGGTGGGGAGATGGTGAATGGCAAATTTATTGTGAGTGATTACTTCCAAGCAATTTCCAATCCATTCATGGTGAAAAGCGTTTCACATATGTTTTTTGCCACCCTGGAAACATCTTTATTTGTGATTGGTGGCATTAGTGCGTGGTATATTCTCAACAACCGCCATCAAGAGTTCTTTGCCCGATCGCTCAAAATCGTTTTAGCAGCTGCTGTTGCTGTCACTCCATTACAAATCTATATCGGACATCTGAGCGCCGAGCAAGTGGCTCACTATCAACCCACCAAACTGGCAGCAATGGAAGCCAAATGGGAAACCAGTCCTGCTGGACAACCTGCCGATTGGAGCTTGCTGGCACTACCTGATGAAGCTGGACAAAAAAATAAGTGGGAAATTACTATTCCTAATGGGTTAGGTTACATTCTCGAATTTAAGAAGAACTTATCTGAACCCGTGCGAGGATTGAAGGAATGGGCACCGAGCGATCGCCCTCACATGGTGGGATTGATCTACTATTCTTTCCGGATTATGAGCGGCATTGGCTTCTTTTTGGCAGGATTAATGCTGTGGAGTCTGCTGCAATGGTTGTTGGGCAACCTCTCCCCGGAAAAAATTGGTCAACAAAAGTGGCTGCTGCATACTTGGATTTTTGCGGCTCCTTTGGGCTATATCGCAGTTGAATCAGGTTGGATTGTCCGTTGTGTTGGACGACAACCCTGGACGATGTATGGGCAAATTCGCACGGCTGATGCAGCCTCTCACATCCCAGCTGGAAATGTGCTAACTTCCCTCACCTTGTTTGCGGTTGTTTACTCCATTTTATTTGTCTCAACCCTATACTTTGGGAGCCGGATTATTCGCCACGGTCCTAATTTAGAGCTACCTGTACCAGGACTAGATGATCAACCTGCGATGGAGACAGAACCAGCCACATTTATTCCCGATCAACGTCCAGCAGAAGCACAACAGTAG